A window of Drosophila subobscura isolate 14011-0131.10 chromosome E, UCBerk_Dsub_1.0, whole genome shotgun sequence contains these coding sequences:
- the LOC117892750 gene encoding uncharacterized protein LOC117892750, which produces MVKVMLLSSCCLLVKLLWGCYVISGIMWLESLALGWQCFTLIRHSGFYILVTFLHFVKLFNAIILLYGLLNHNRALVAIFLMTVSGCIIVLFFHCAVLLALPAMEGLGLGNGRYIAIPAYFACYFYFIWVIYSYFILSREPRAEQVRGETP; this is translated from the exons ATGGTAAAGGTGATGTTGTTGAgtagctgctgcctcttggtGAAACTATTATGGGGTTGCTATGTCATATCGGGGATCATGTGGTTGGAGTCCTTAGCCCTTGGCTGGCAGTGCTTCACGCTGATTC GTCACAGTGGCTTCTACATTTTGGTGACTTTTCTGCATTTCGTGAAGCTCTTCAACGCCATCATTCTGCTGTACGGACTGCTAAAT CATAATCGTGCACTTGTGGCCATCTTTCTCATGACTGTCTCTGGCTGCATTATAGTTTTGTTCTTCCACTGTGCGGTTCTCCTTGCCCTTCCCGCAATGGagggtttgggcttgggcaATGGCCGTTACATTGCCATACCTGCATACTTTG CTTGTTACTTCTACTTCATTTGGGTGATTTACTCGTACTTCATTCTCAGCCGGGAGCCACGAGCTGAGCAGGTGCGGGGAGAGACCCCGTAG
- the LOC117890200 gene encoding triple functional domain protein isoform X1 — MELFNWFDLISVSLTFFVILLVQVLNVYLHILDDNGAGGAKTIDVVDKALERECVTVLEAPSTPNRNSTSTPTTLSKNGKLEKQTSLLDSDSGISLSSIYTSATTATTAAATAISNSSPTHRTHNGFLSHTLSFETLGDEYHEDEDTLSLENLFPCDQTEIYASRKISFIIDELIQTEVNYVNNLKKGLANYGSLDTIDELPEGLRGEQRQQLLLGNVSEILELHEREILPLMLRNQRDLKGLFDEFAAHFEKNNFYCYVSFTMGKKSSMQLRQEHREWLQTYQSTIKDKLGIDSFLVQPIQRLTRYPLLLQQFISEFYKSGISCKPVLSSVCKLETRMRRALDVVNQAEEIPNIDELHELDLLQLGNFRRATEFDAQHFPTRKKYRAKIFLFDRCLVCTEVRKKRLAYRQHYHWEHVELQRPLEGSASNANKIINLLVKQQDKDKPASGSSGSGSGKREEFSFVAAEASVVKQWLHATHKIIEIARNEHAQRNTFSLPMDLVLGVGLAIWLIWQYL, encoded by the exons ATGGAGCTGTTCAACTGGTTCGATCTGATATCCGTGAGTTTGACGTTTTTCGTGATTCTGTTGGTGCAAGTGTTGAATGTGTATTTGCACATACTGGACGATAATGGCGCGGGTGGTGCCAAGACAATCGATGTCGTTGACAAAGCCCTGGAAAGGGAATGTGTGACGGTGCTAGAGGCGCCCAGCACGCCCAACCGAAACTCGACTTCGACTCCCACAACACTCAGCAAGAATGGCAAGCTGGAGAAGCAAACGAGTTTGCTGGATAGTGATAG TGGCATCTCATTGAGCTCCATCTACACCTCAGCAACGACAGCGACCACGGCGGCAGCCACGGCCATCTCCAACTCATCTCCAACACACCGAACACACAATGGTTTCCTCTCGCACACGCTCAGTTTCGAGACTCTGGGCGATGAGTA CCACGAGGATGAGGACACACTGTCGCTGGAGAATCTGTTTCCCTGCGACCAAACCGAGATCTACGCCTCGCGCAAGATCAGCTTCATCATCGACGAGCTCATCCAGACGGAGGTCAACTATGTGAACAACCTGAAGAAGGGTCTGGCCAACTATGGCAGCCTGGACACGATCGACGAACTGCCCGAAGGCCTGCGCGGCGAACAGCGCCAGCAGCTACTCCTGGGCAATGTCTCCGAGATTCTGGAGCTGCACGAGCGGGAGATTCTGCCACTGATGCTGCGCAATCAACGCGATCTGAAGGGTCTCTTTGATGAGTTTGCCGCGCACTTTGAG AAAAACAACTTTTACTGCTACGTGAGCTTCACCATGGGCAAGAAATCTTCCATGCAGCTGCGCCAGGAGCATCGCGAATGGCTGCAG ACCTATCAAAGCACAATAAAAGACAAGCTGGGCATCGACAGTTTCCTTGTGCAGCCCATACAAAGACTGACCAGATAtccattgctgctgcagcaattcATATCG GAATTCTACAAGAGCGGCATCAGCTGCAAGCCCGTGCTGAGCTCCGTTTGCAAGCTGGAGACGCGCATGCGACGCGCTCTGGATGTGGTCAACCAGGCCGAGGAGATACCCAACATTGATGAGCTGCATGAG ctggatctgctgcagctgggcaaCTTCCGACGCGCCACAGAGTTCGATGCTCAGCACTTTCCCACGCGCAAGAAATACCGCGCCAAGATCTTCCTCTTCGACCGGTGCCTGGTGTGCACCGAGGTGCGCAAGAAGCGACTCGCCTACCGCCAGCACTACCACTGGGAGCACGTGGAGCTGCAGCGTCCGCTCGAGGGCAGTGCGTCCAATGCCAACAAGATCATCAATCTGCTGGTCAAGCagcaggacaaggacaagcCGGCCAGCGgctccagtggcagtggcagtggcaagcgCGAGGAGTTCTCCTTTGTGGCCGCCGAGGCGTCTGTGGTGAAGCAGTGGCTGCACGCCACCCACAAGATCATCGAAATTGCCCGCAACGAGCACGCCCAGCGGAACACCTTCAGCCTGCCCATGGATCTGGTGCTGGGAGTCGGTCTGGCCATCTGGCTGATATGGCAATACTTGTAG
- the LOC117890200 gene encoding triple functional domain protein isoform X2 translates to MELFNWFDLISVSLTFFVILLVQVLNVYLHILDDNGAGGAKTIDVVDKALERECVTVLEAPSTPNRNSTSTPTTLSKNGKLEKQTSLLDSDSHEDEDTLSLENLFPCDQTEIYASRKISFIIDELIQTEVNYVNNLKKGLANYGSLDTIDELPEGLRGEQRQQLLLGNVSEILELHEREILPLMLRNQRDLKGLFDEFAAHFEKNNFYCYVSFTMGKKSSMQLRQEHREWLQTYQSTIKDKLGIDSFLVQPIQRLTRYPLLLQQFISEFYKSGISCKPVLSSVCKLETRMRRALDVVNQAEEIPNIDELHELDLLQLGNFRRATEFDAQHFPTRKKYRAKIFLFDRCLVCTEVRKKRLAYRQHYHWEHVELQRPLEGSASNANKIINLLVKQQDKDKPASGSSGSGSGKREEFSFVAAEASVVKQWLHATHKIIEIARNEHAQRNTFSLPMDLVLGVGLAIWLIWQYL, encoded by the exons ATGGAGCTGTTCAACTGGTTCGATCTGATATCCGTGAGTTTGACGTTTTTCGTGATTCTGTTGGTGCAAGTGTTGAATGTGTATTTGCACATACTGGACGATAATGGCGCGGGTGGTGCCAAGACAATCGATGTCGTTGACAAAGCCCTGGAAAGGGAATGTGTGACGGTGCTAGAGGCGCCCAGCACGCCCAACCGAAACTCGACTTCGACTCCCACAACACTCAGCAAGAATGGCAAGCTGGAGAAGCAAACGAGTTTGCTGGATAGTGATAG CCACGAGGATGAGGACACACTGTCGCTGGAGAATCTGTTTCCCTGCGACCAAACCGAGATCTACGCCTCGCGCAAGATCAGCTTCATCATCGACGAGCTCATCCAGACGGAGGTCAACTATGTGAACAACCTGAAGAAGGGTCTGGCCAACTATGGCAGCCTGGACACGATCGACGAACTGCCCGAAGGCCTGCGCGGCGAACAGCGCCAGCAGCTACTCCTGGGCAATGTCTCCGAGATTCTGGAGCTGCACGAGCGGGAGATTCTGCCACTGATGCTGCGCAATCAACGCGATCTGAAGGGTCTCTTTGATGAGTTTGCCGCGCACTTTGAG AAAAACAACTTTTACTGCTACGTGAGCTTCACCATGGGCAAGAAATCTTCCATGCAGCTGCGCCAGGAGCATCGCGAATGGCTGCAG ACCTATCAAAGCACAATAAAAGACAAGCTGGGCATCGACAGTTTCCTTGTGCAGCCCATACAAAGACTGACCAGATAtccattgctgctgcagcaattcATATCG GAATTCTACAAGAGCGGCATCAGCTGCAAGCCCGTGCTGAGCTCCGTTTGCAAGCTGGAGACGCGCATGCGACGCGCTCTGGATGTGGTCAACCAGGCCGAGGAGATACCCAACATTGATGAGCTGCATGAG ctggatctgctgcagctgggcaaCTTCCGACGCGCCACAGAGTTCGATGCTCAGCACTTTCCCACGCGCAAGAAATACCGCGCCAAGATCTTCCTCTTCGACCGGTGCCTGGTGTGCACCGAGGTGCGCAAGAAGCGACTCGCCTACCGCCAGCACTACCACTGGGAGCACGTGGAGCTGCAGCGTCCGCTCGAGGGCAGTGCGTCCAATGCCAACAAGATCATCAATCTGCTGGTCAAGCagcaggacaaggacaagcCGGCCAGCGgctccagtggcagtggcagtggcaagcgCGAGGAGTTCTCCTTTGTGGCCGCCGAGGCGTCTGTGGTGAAGCAGTGGCTGCACGCCACCCACAAGATCATCGAAATTGCCCGCAACGAGCACGCCCAGCGGAACACCTTCAGCCTGCCCATGGATCTGGTGCTGGGAGTCGGTCTGGCCATCTGGCTGATATGGCAATACTTGTAG
- the LOC117890199 gene encoding triple functional domain protein, whose protein sequence is MADSDLSPLPFRRERNLSNRNFNKRNSRRRISQQQAAAEQERQHSANMEADGAGQRDSTVSSSSSSFQLSYSVNSDTESAFQRRSLLKMREPEEVGEGEAAPQTPTTPDPAWLDVRQKVQRFETLKTTIGYLRQERHSLKLLENRRHPSFEDYAGEHRTPPATPPRRIRLPGLAGSRSSSIPSTPGTTTSSSISEVRSEDEVDQISDFETDPHATREYVLTESASEVLPGHAAEDSNDDESSGQQVQRSISVDQAAVAAAANHTLPLKMRKDPDFPRNYRSTPRRKTEIIGTTNQHLVGKFHSVYQPKDEEEEVEIELRDKSDKCVHPILEELIKTEEAYVNNLYTGFENYGDIFQRKDLPLGLRGKKYDLFGNIEQIAEFHRDEFLPMLQRNKRDLKRLFDEFLQLLDQNCFYGYVIFTMNKQKSLKLCDLYKNYFTNIRLERDDKLGINSFLVQPIQRMARYPLLLTQFINTFFKNRDIVMKPLIESCCRLEKRLRTLLTTTNESEIINDIVDCHEFNVFYQGKFRKVSEFQVFDCKQKRSYRSKVFIFDKCIIYTEIKGKHLLFHGRYPCEHIGIAAKTKSFTLFYERRKQQECEFTADPAQITLWLDLIRDMINNFANEERQKLQERYCRENDHLHRKAPSFSLYRDSNRFSTDSGIGNIWIMPKPDEETASNRSTWYANS, encoded by the exons atggcCGACTCCGATCTCAGTCCGCTGCCGTTCCGTCGCGAGCGCAATCTGAGCAACCGAAACTTCAACAAGCGCAACTCTCGGCGCCGCattagccagcagcaggcggcggcggagcaGGAGCGCCAACACAGTGCCAACATGGAAGCCGACGGCGCCGGACAGCGTGACAGTACcgtgagcagcagctccagctccttccAGCTCTCCTACTCGGTCAACTCCGACACGGAGAGTGCCTTCCAGCGGCGCTCTCTGCTCAAAATGCGCGAGCCCGAGGAGGTGGGGGAGGGCGAGGCAGCGCCCCAGACGCCCACAACGCCAGATCCCGCGTGGCTCGATGTGCGCCAGAAGGTGCAGCGCTTCGAGACGCTAAAGACAACCATTGGATACCTGCGCCAGGAGAGACACAGCCTGAAACTGCTCGAGAACCGTCGACACCCGTCGTTCGAGGATTATGCGGGGGAGCACAGGACGCCGCCGGCCACACCGCCGCGACGCATCCGTCTGCCCGGCCTGGCCGGCAGTCGGAGCAGCTCCATACCCAGCACAcccggcaccaccaccagcagcagcatcagcgaggTGCGCTCCGAGGACGAGGTGGATCAGATATCGGACTTTGAGACGGATCCACATGCCACCAGGGAGTACGTGCTGACAGAGAGCGCCTCCGAGGTGTTGCCCGGCCATGCCGCAGAGGACTCGAACGATGATGAGTCGAGTGGCCAGCAGGTGCAGCGTTCGATCAGCGTCGATcaagcagcagtagcagcagcggcgaacCACACATTGCCGCTGAAAATGCGCAAAGATCCAGATTTTCCAAG AAACTATCGCTCCACGCCGAGACGAAAGACTGAAATTATTGGCACAACAAATCAGCATCTCGTGGGCAAATTTCACTCGGTCTACCAGCCCAAGGATGA GGAGGAGGAAGTGGAGATCGAGCTGCGGGACAAGAGCGACAAGTGCGTGCATCCCATACTGGAGGAGCTGATCAAGACGGAGGAGGCCTACGTGAACAATCTGTACACGGGCTTCGAGAACTATGGCGACATCTTTCAGCGCAAGGACCTGCCACTGGGTCTGCGCGGCAAGAAGTACGATCTCTTTGGCAACATCGAACAGATCGCCGAGTTCCATCGCGACGAGTTCCTGCCGATGCTGCAGCGCAACAAACGCGATCTGAAGCGCCTCTTCGACgagttcctgcagctgctggat CAAAACTGCTTCTATGGCTACGTGATCTTCACCATGAACAAGCAGAAGTCATTGAAACTCTGCGATCTCTACAAAAACTACTTCACG aaTATACGCCTGGAACGCGACGATAAGCTGGGCATCAATAGCTTTCTGGTGCAGCCCATTCAGCGCATGGCCCGCTATCCCCTGCTCCTGACGCAGTTCATCAAT ACGTTCTTCAAGAACCGCGACATTGTGATGAAGCCGCTCATTGAGTCCTGCTGTCGGCTGGAGAAGCGACTGCGCACCCTGCTGACCACCACAAACGAATCGGAGATCATCAACGACATTGTGGACTGCCATGAG TTCAATGTGTTCTATCAGGGCAAGTTTCGGAAGGTGAGCGAGTTCCAGGTGTTCGACTGCAAGCAGAAGCGCAGCTACCGGTCCAAGGTCTTCATATTCGACAAGTGCATCATCTACACGGAGATCAAGGGCAAGCATCTGCTCTTCCACGGTCGCTACCCCTGCGAGCACATTGGCATCGCGGCCAAGACCAAGTCCTTCACGCTCTTCTACGAGCGGCGCAAGCAGCAGGAGTGCGAATTCACCGCGGATCCGGCACAGATCACGCTCTGGCTGGACCTCATACGCGACATGATCAACAACTTTGCCAACGAGGAGCGCCAGAAGCTGCAGGAGCGATACTGCCGCGAGAACGATCATCTGCACCGGAAGGCGCCCAGCTTCTCGCTCTACCGCGACTCCAATCGCTTCAGCACCGACAGCGGCATCGGCAACATTTGGATCATGCCCAAGCCGGACGAGGAGACGGCCAGTAATCGCAGCACTTGGTATGCCAACTCGTAG